One stretch of Juglans microcarpa x Juglans regia isolate MS1-56 chromosome 3D, Jm3101_v1.0, whole genome shotgun sequence DNA includes these proteins:
- the LOC121256682 gene encoding internal alternative NAD(P)H-ubiquinone oxidoreductase A2, mitochondrial-like produces MAWFRSLIRVSAVQPRNAVSSPFSLTSTLLSLRYLSGEASNQPQDPRPVPIQYSGLAPTRPGEKPRVVVLGSGWAGCRLMKGLDTELYDVVCVSPRNHMVFTPLLASTCVGTLEFRSVAEPIARIQPAISREPGSYFFLANCTGIDADKHLVHCETVTDVPDTLDPWKFKIAYDKLVIALGAQPLTFGIQGVNEHAIFLREVHHAQEIRRKLLLNLMLSDVPGISEGEKSRLLHCVVVGGGPTGVEFSGELSDFIKNDVHERYAHVKDYIHVTLIEANEILSSFDDRLRQYATKQLTKSGVRLIRGIVKDVKAQKLILNDGTEVPYGLLVWSTGVGPSSLVNSLEIPKSPGGRIGIDEWLRVPSVEDVFAIGDCSGFVESTGKPALPALAQVAERQGKYLSHLLNKIGKANGGHASSWNGVELGEPFVYKHLGSMATIGRYKALVDLRQSKEAKGLSMAGFVSWFIWRSAYLTRVLSWRNRFYVAINWLTTLVFGRDISRI; encoded by the exons ATGGCTTGGTTCAGAAGCCTAATCCGAGTTTCGGCCGTCCAACCCAGAAACGCAGTTTCCAGCCCATTTTCCTTGACCTCCACACTGCTTTCTCTCAGATATTTGAGCGGTGAAGCGAGCAATCAACCTCAAGACCCACGGCCAGTGCCGATCCAGTACTCCGGCCTTGCACCCACCAGGCCGGGCGAGAAGCCGAGGGTTGTGGTTCTGGGTTCCGGGTGGGCCGGGTGCCGGCTCATGAAGGGTCTCGATACGGAGCTCTACGACGTCGTGTGCGTCTCGCCGCGGAACCACATGGTATTCACTCCTCTCTTGGCCTCCACCTGCGTCGGGACCCTCGAGTTCAGGTCCGTCGCCGAGCCCATCGCCAGGATCCAACCCGCCATCTCCCGCGAACCCGGGTCGTACTTCTTCTTGGCCAACTGTACAGGCATCGATGCCGATAAGCATTTG GTGCACTGTGAGACTGTTACTGATGTACCAGACACCTTGGATCCTTGGAAGTTTAAGATCGCTTATGACAAGTTGGTAATTGCTTTGGGGGCACAGCCCTTAACTTTTGGAATCCAGGGGGTTAATGAACATGCTATTTTCCTCCGGGAAGTTCACCATGCCCAGGAAATTCGTCGGAAGCTACTCCTAAACTTGATGCTGTCTGATGTGCCTG GTATTTCAGAAGGAGAGAAAAGCAGGCTTCTACACTGTGTGGTTGTTGGGGGTGGTCCCACAGGAGTTGAATTCAGTGGTGAACTTAGTGATTTCATAAAGAATGATGTCCACGAAAGATATGCGCATGTGAAAGACTATATACACGTTACTTTGATTGAG GCAAACGAGATCTTATCTTCCTTTGATGATCGCCTTCGACAGTATGCTACTAAGCAGTTGACAAAG TCAGGGGTTCGTCTTATCCGTGGGATTGTCAAGGATGTTAAAGCTCAGAAGTTAATTCTTAATGATGGAACAGAGGTTCCGTATGGACTGTTAGTATGGTCTACAGGTGTTGGTCCCTCTTCTCTTGTCAACTCTTTGGAAATTCCGAAATCTCCAGGTGGACG GATTGGTATTGATGAGTGGCTCCGTGTTCCTTCCGTGGAGGATGTGTTTGCAATTGGGGATTGCAGTGGGTTTGTTGAAAGTACTGGAAAACCAGCCCTTCCAGCTTTGGCCCAG GTTGCAGAGCGGCAAGGGAAATATCTGTCGCATCTACTAAATAAAATTGGTAAAGCTAATGGTGGGCATGCAAGCTCTTGGAATGGCGTGGAACTTGGGGAGCCTTTTGTTTACAAGCATCTGGGAAGCATGGCAACGATTGGCAGATACAAGGCTCTTGTTGATCTCAGGCAGAGCAAG GAAGCAAAAGGATTATCCATGGCAGGATTTGTGAGTTGGTTCATTTGGCGCTCAGCATATCTGACACGGGTTCTAAGCTGGAGGAACAGATTTTATGTGGCAATCAACTGGCTCACAACCCTCGTGTTTGGTCGTGATATTAGCAGAATCTAG